In Nymphaea colorata isolate Beijing-Zhang1983 chromosome 3, ASM883128v2, whole genome shotgun sequence, a genomic segment contains:
- the LOC116250167 gene encoding uncharacterized protein LOC116250167 isoform X3, producing MFLREAIRARVASFLRPLTEEEPRFELELGLLRSRATARDLFLKPSSLNSLLDEPSALCFESIRIGEVVVYFSLWSSPLLKIEARGIRFDLKGSDRIRRSGSLSEETKKEKIERLDPEGISLHNALENILKARIPGSSIMDSLTAVILGNCQVWLKDIDFQMQIPFYYGGSAQIGSSNKLYLLYVNLGEFNANEQVAGCYELLKGIFEVIIMGRDVAHLVFSFKDLNVKLKQSDENCPTSSILFMRSLLLSVRMKKLQPLEFEIDVPEVDMELSHRDLFVIVLLHAMLNTENSMITSSDYNLLLVEEVKGTRSGKMLWREAACQMHNLLPSFRLWRLVNLVLVWCQYVKVYESLLKQVGYPSVDLFSTVRSRLSKDARFSNHIKHLWKEATETENGLPAEGVALARRVARHRLTVSSHVASELSDDERTSFPSFALIFFPALLKGIGLMVHFFISMLHKVIHAFYCLYRLVWRGILQWNTENEEQDLLPEDSIHAINKPGLVEGNQYILFTISKFVVNIIPGDLPHVNDGESLAKPFPMDLLALCVVFNQLYLDFAADDNMHQLTFACGELVSHSYSLSRVHGGLGAPTEKVDRVKRYGTEEHSPKTILSSSPAVQISLVELDSQGSFSSDFNGFLRGHINEMYLEWQSSYGFSKLKDVSTLAKPFFLCRLKNYIINPCCSGPNFGLLKLGLSMGKLTCKLNISLFMGIYFQIIQVAEHAFYTGKASSCGAISNSKTFHNRELQTDVDSVQDFYADKVKMKISRIVFLKQVVIGAAIVGPRIQVSLPAGDSPISGKHGFIHGTPRDLECVTIALDLKDIYSAVWSVSDSVSTAPEKEDNGSGTCPYKWLKKPPVVHIPEADTDESFIVQGQLGHNLFLKLEGLSLLLESIMDNQQQNILKPVSLTLESSYCRKYLHSLATVVTVLSMTLVGRATDLTISLCMDELEEVFQVLGSSLNAVSHISSAHTFSHRDDLPHGITTSQGMWATQSKCAAVDSQQCFDSFIIDGTQFVMDINLEFRPLDIILNNYRNLVGHTSVAASATGPSKKMLAFPNTGAEFCIKKSSLNFFWEERVSVSFLLELAGIRSLIFGSKSESPGEVLMQNEPSDDSDVLCELSLPSCSFSLQSGVNGHAVPSGQDADGNVVSSRRLSCNDLDTLQNPHFLYSDNHHPIDGSYGSNLNPDSSSKFSWLSSSTSWLLIHVQLSKILIVENSAKIVDMVKDGRHFDMNNIEAVVAVSKECRAISSEIQGGLFLLETKSLVVYASSLQAYTTFFSRLLSYFPFSSEVSDPKSSPRMKTSKYLNPGVSMELQLNREGTDYDSSRAPSSDRLTTLLEVGWKSLKVLTVRLSQVSIKFILMDACVGIRELDIETNFLFKYEKNSRRNFFFDLSRFAILGLHWGRTNNCKELGVQAPRFRSSILSNAETTVGSGQPPHVFQVPGTNSSGSQAPGKKLLDNGEGFGFYSLICQNLILKCVTASVMIDKELPGTMSGSATPKDGWGGSVSVSGVDLKMAIPEIQMLLSLIEDLCNVSSYDSSEISKEEVKVITQGGSGSLEDTISNGVVVAVKDLDQHVYLAVELVENNHHLVGAAHYSLVGERALFRVQCCSQRKGFSSVSCFSLISLYAKNDKGEPLRVNFKQRSNLVDISGTDDKGGALWQAIPYRPASYEGNDELETYNHFMEKAFFLLNCKSDLGVAFVDRLPVFVKKPGSLFKMKILSTSPRVGGINLNEASSSNLGNTSDTNIQRNVSQDINARHVNILIERVCLTILHEVSDANDNLPLLRVSINNIQCVIQVLYSKTRLITNFRTMMENYDCSSSTWREVVSPFEICMFCRFTTNLEAGKNRVPFHFHCSIPKIEVSLCQFSLDVILFLIGKLGLAGPYIVRHAIVLGNCCKVKNFSGANLLCRVENHDTIIATKRSASVVLRPVSPTKRNPDGIPSISLQLLLGEFFTSPVRISHLNTGRCAWKTRLASHGANCCADSRTFPGPFVVVETAKKSEDGFCIAVYPMLTIHNGSGLSLDLRCRRPQETEDEFATVLLCNGDSIDDSVAAFESLSMSGLMKKALTSLSLGNFLVSIRPKADEGFGGCSNLVTVEWSEDLKGGKPVCLSGLFDKLSYQLKKGFGGKSKKATFSSIKCRVQSQENVSYIHFLVQSIGRDVPVLRPPKVSGGSHLSTSPIAVQEQKEIYLLPTVQVYNVLESEIHVMLSENVEDNNKSSWHIGRRATIACGSSACFYVNPSIIYFTFALTELGLKCKPINSSDMIKKLNRSMSEFHYLDKELDFGGGRLIANLRFSRGDRGTLEVTIFTTSILRNATDISFFCCDANNKSISREVPERYWSTCSPELGFVLDPGSTASWFFRSNKVRLLWLKDKVADALLDLDALSGFTEIGSELLSETGIKHVIKFGISLKPISSKVIVPSRFVHIAPRYVVSNESEVDIYVRQSCVHSDDLDGVTVVTSRQKSALQMQMSGRKRKTDIIDTMFRSHGNSNDDSMYFIQFCLKQDDWSWSGPVCVTSLGHFFLRFRRKPTVLGYDEPNYRTQTDNDLARIGTVDIEEEESMLVMHFHLPSNIILPYRIENHLNDSAIMYQQKGIMEPETLASGRKVGYVWDDLSLPHTLIVRIHDMNIEREINIDKLSSWKPFYKVRQANSFVLSSLYTGVRDTKRTGHEASSSATGIFRIAYKVFADGSQRVLRIGELVDNANGSRSFHQHSIMQKNIEFRVSFFGVRLLEDPNQDVGEREASDYLLFLQARVENVCLRSLFANHQTFNVMRVQSLNVDEKWQGAPFAALLRRHQLDNNDATDQILSIIIISRSGNTSVTEVKYCSIVVQPLDLNFDEETVMKIVPFWRTSLSDPNSTRQQIYFKHFEIHPIKIIASFLPGNLNMSYSTSQEALWSFLHNVIKVPTVKAAVVELNGVLLTHALLTTRELLIKCMQHYSWYAMRAIYIAKGSSLLPPSFASIFDDSAFSSLDVFFDPSSSLHSLPGLTIGALKFIRKSIDGESIFGTKRYLGDLGKTLRRAGSNILFAAITEISDSVLRGAETSGFSGMVKGFHQGILNIAMEPSLIGSAFMEGGPSRRIKLDHSPGINEAYVEGYLQAMLDVLYKLEYLKVRVIDDEVLLKNLPPNSSLISDIVEHVKGFLIKEGLLKGESNASSLSTRRLYGGQDWKFGPMLLTLSEHLFVSFAIRFLRKQAGIVMEHVRSMRKEKRAKVPAPLDEDKQEASRKQALGKFVLLSVLAYIDGRLCRCIPNAIARRIVSGFLLSFLDENDKR from the exons ATGTTCCTGCGAGAGGCCATCAGGGCCAGGGTGGCATCGTTCCTGCGGCCATTGACAGAAGAAGAACCAAGGTTTGAACTCGAATTAGGGCTCCTGCGTTCCCGTGCCACCGCTCGGGACCTCTTTCTCAAGCCTTCGTCGCTGAACTCCCTTCTTGATGAACCCTCTGCTTTGTGTTTCGAATCGATAAGGATCGGTGAAGTTGTCGTCTATTTCTCGCTGTGGTCGTCTCCTCTTCTCAAAATCGAGGCCCGCGGGATTCGTTTTGATTTGAA GGGCAGCGATCGGATACGGAGATCGGGTAGCTTGTCGGAGGAGACGAAGAAGGAAAAGATTGAACGGCTTGATCCGGAG GGAATTTCATTGCATAATGCCCTTGAGAATATCTTGAAAGCAAGGATACCTGGAAGCAGCATTATGGATTCGCTGACCGCTGTAATTCTTGGGAATTGCCAAGTATGGCTTAAGGATATAGATTTCCAGATGCAGATTCCCTTTTATTATGGAGGATCTGCACAGATTGGTTCTTCAAATAAACTCTATTTGCTTTACGTAAATCTTGGTGAATTCAATGCAAATGAGCAGGTTGCTGGGTGTTATGAGCTCTTGAAAGGCATTTTTGAAGTGATTATCATGGGTAGAGATGTGGCACATTTGGTTTTCAGCTTCAAAGATTTGAATGTGAAGTTGAAACAAAGTGATGAAAATTGTCCAACTAGTAGTATTTTGTTCATGAGGAGTCTGTTGCTATCCGTTAGGATGAAAAAGCTGCAGCCTTTAGAGTTTGAAATAGATGTCCCGGAAGTAGATATGGAGCTTTCACATAGAGACCTTTTTGTCATTGTTCTTCTTCATGCAATGTTAAATACCGAGAACAGCATGATCACATCCTCAGATTATAATTTGCTTCTAGTTGAAGAAGTTAAGGGTACTAGAAGTGGTAAGATGTTGTGGAGGGAGGCTGCTTGCCAAATGCATAATCTGCTTCCAAGTTTCCGCCTTTGGCGATTGGTCAATTTAGTTTTAGTATGGTGTCAATATGTAAAAGTTTATGAGTCATTGCTTAAGCAAGTAGGATATCCTTCTGTGGACCTTTTCTCTACAGTTAGATCAAGATTATCCAAGGATGCAAGGTTTTCTAATCACATCAAGCATTTGTGGAAGGAAGCAACTGAAACAGAAAATGGATTGCCGGCAGAAGGTGTTGCACTTGCAAGGCGTGTTGCACGTCATAGATTAACTGTTTCTTCTCATGTTGCTTCAGAGTTGTCAGATGATGAGCGGACTTCTTTTCCATCATTTGCTTTGATATTTTTTCCAGCCTTACTGAAAGGAATTGGCTTGATGGTTCACTTCTTTATCAGCATGTTGCATAAAGTGATTCATGCTTTTTACTGCCTTTATAGACTTGTGTGGAGGGGTATCTTGCAGTGGAATACAGAAAATGAAGAGCAGGACTTGTTACCAGAGGATTCTATCCACGCCATTAACAAGCCTGGATTGGTTGAGGGTAACCAATATATTCTTTTCACCATTTCCAAATTTGTGGTTAATATAATACCAGGAGATTTGCCACATGTCAATGACGGTGAAAGCTTGGCAAAGCCTTTTCCAATGGATTTATTAGCATTGTGTGTAGTGTTTAATCAATTATACCTAGATTTTGCAGCAGATGACAATATGCACCAGTTAACATTTGCTTGTGGGGAACTTGTATCCCATTCTTATTCTTTATCAAGAGTACATGGGGGGTTGGGTGCTCCAACTGAAAAAGTTGACCGTGTTAAGAGATATGGAACAGAGGAGCATAGCCCAAAGACAATTTTGTCAAGTTCCCCTGCTGTGCAAATTTCTCTTGTGGAATTGGATTCTCAGGGCTCTTTTAGTTCTGATTTCAATGGATTTCTGAGAGGCCATATCAATGAGATGTACTTGGAATGGCAGAGCAGCTATGGTTTCTCGAAGTTAAAGGATGTTTCCACTTTGGCAAAGCCATTCTTCCTTTGTAGGTTAAAAAACTATATTATCAATCCATGCTGTAGTGGTCCGAACTTTGGTCTTTTGAAACTGGGATTATCAATGGGTAAATTAACCTGTAAGTTGAATATTTCACTCTTTATGGGGATTTATTTCCAGATCATACAGGTAGCTGAACATGCTTTTTATACTGGAAAGGCTTCAAGCTGTGGTGCTATCTCAAACTCAAAGACTTTTCACAACAGAGAGCTGCAAACTGATGTTGATTCTGTCCAGGATTTTTATGCTGATAAAGTGAAGATGAAAATATCTAGGATTGTCTTCCTTAAACAAGTAGTCATAGGGGCAGCTATAGTTGGTCCTAGGATACAAGTATCACTTCCAGCTGGAGACTCCCCCATCTCTGGAAAACATGGGTTCATACATGGCACCCCTAGAGACCTTGAATGCGTCACTATTGCACTTGATTTAAAAGACATTTATTCTGCTGTTTGGTCAGTATCAGATTCTGTTTCAACAGcgccagaaaaagaagacaatggGAGTGGAACGTGTCCATACAAGTGGTTGAAAAAACCCCCAGTAGTGCATATTCCTGAAGCAGATACAGATGAAAGTTTTATTGTTCAAGGGCAGCTTGGGCATAATCtttttttgaagttggaagGCCTATCCTTATTGCTGGAGTCCATTATGGACAATCAGCAACAGAACATCCTGAAGCCTGTTTCACTGACCCTGGAATCTTCATACTGCAG GAAATACCTTCATTCTCTAGCAACAGTTGTAACTGTTCTGTCAATGACTCTTGTTGGCAGGGCAACTGATCTAACAATTTCCTTATGCATGGATGAGTTAGAAGAAGTGTTTCAG GTACTTGGAAGCAGTCTTAATGCTGTTTCTCATATTTCTTCTGCACATACTTTTTCCCATAGAGATGATCTTCCTCATGGTATTACAACTTCTCAGGGCATGTGGGCCACACAGTCTAAATGTGCTGCAGTCGATTCTCAACAATGTTTTGATTCCTTTATCATTGATGGCACACAATTTGTTATGGACATAAACCTTGAGTTTCGGCCACTTGATATCATTCTAAACAACTACAGGAATCTTGTTGGGCACACCTCAGTTGCTGCATCAGCGACTGGACCAAGTAAAAAGATGCTAGCTTTTCCAAATACAGGAGCTGAATTCTGCATTAAGAAGTCTAGCTTAAACTTTTTCTGGGAGGAACGGGTTTCAGTCAGTTTTCTTCTTGAACTAGCTGGAATTCGTTCTCTCATATTTGGCAGTAAGTCTGAAAGTCCAGGTGAAGTGCTAATGCAAAATGAACCTTCTGATGATTCTGATGTGTTGTGTGAATTAAGCCTCCCTAGCTGCAGTTTTTCTTTACAATCAGGAGTAAATGGCCATGCTGTACCCTCTGGACAGGATGCTGACGGAAATGTTGTCTCCTCAAGAAGGTTGAGTTGCAATGACTTAGATACTCTGCAGAACCCTCATTTCCTATATTCAGACAACCACCACCCAATAGATGGATCTTATGGTTCTAACTTGAATCCAGATTCTTCTTCGAAGTTTAGTTGGTTGTCTTCTTCCACGTCTTGGCTTTTAATTCATGTTCAACTTAGCAAGATTTTGATAGTGGAGAATTCTGCGAAGATTGTAGATATGGTTAAAGATGGGCGTCATTTTGACATGAATAACATTGAAGCTGTAGTTGCTGTTAGTAAAGAGTGTCGTGCAATTAGTTCAGAAATCCAG GGTGGCCTTTTCCTTCTTGAAACCAAGTCTTTGGTTGTTTATGCTTCGAGCTTACAGGCATACACGACGTTCTTTTCAAGACTTTTatcttattttccattttcatcagAAGTCTCAGATCCAAAGTCCTCTCCAAGAATGAAAACTTCCAAGTATCTGAACCCAGGTGTAAGCATGGAACTGCAGCTTAACAGGGAGGGCACAGACTATGATTCTTCTCGTGCACCATCATCAGATAGGCTTACTACCTTGTTAGAAGTTGGATGGAAATCTCTGAAGGTTTTAACTGTACGGCTATCACAGGTTTCCATAAAATTTATCTTAATGGATGCGTGTG TGGGAATTCGTGAGCTTGATATAGAAACCAACTTCTTgtttaaatatgaaaagaacTCTAGAAGGAACTTCTTCTTTGACCTTTCTAGGTTTGCCATTCTTGGCCTGCATTGGGGTAGAACCAACAACTGTAAGGAACTGGGAGTTCAAGCTCCTCGATTTCGCTCCAGCATCTTGAGTAATGCTGAAACTACTGTTGGTTCAGGACAACCTCCTCATGTTTTTCAAGTCCCTGGAACCAACTCTTCTGGCAGTCAAGCTCCTGGGAAGAAATTGTTGGATAATGGTGAAGGTTTTGGCTTTTACAGTTTAATCTGTCAAAATTTAATCTTGAAATGTGTGACTGCTTCTGTTATGATCGACAAAGAATTGCCTGGGACTATGAGTGGTTCTGCAACACCAAAGGATGGGTGGGGTGGTAGTGTTTCAGTTTCTGGTGTTGATTTGAAGATGGCAATTCCTGAAATTCAG aTGCTTCTGTCTCTGATTGAGGACCTATGCAATGTTTCTTCATACGATTCAAGTGAAATCTCCAAGGAAGAGGTTAAGGTCATAACTCAGGGTGGAAGTGGTAGTCTAGAAGATACAATTTCCAATG GAGTAGTTGTTGCAGTCAAAGACCTTGACCAGCACGTGTACTTAGCAGTTGAACTTGTAGAGAATAATCATCATTTAGTTGGAGCAGCCCACTATTCTCTTGTTGGGGAAAGGGCTCTTTTTAGG GTACAGTGTTGCAGTCAGAGGAAGGGTTTCTCATCAGTTTCCTGCTTTTCCTTGATATCCCTGTATGCAAAGAATGACAAGGGGGAGCCCTTGCGTGTGAATTTCAAACAAAGATCCAACCTTGTTGATATATCTGGTACTGATGATAAGGGTGGGGCACTTTGGCAAGCTATTCCATATAGGCCTGCCAGTTATGAGGGAAATGATGAACTTGAAACATACAACCATTTTATGGAGAAAGCTTTCTTCCTTTTGAACTGCAAGAGCGACTTGGGTGTGGCTTTTGTGGATCGGCTTCCGGTGTTTGTAAAGAAGCCTGGTAGcctttttaaaatgaaaattctttCTACTTCTCCTAGGGTTGGGGGCATCAATTTAAATGAGGCTTCTAGCAGCAACTTGGGTAATACATCTGACACGAATATTCAGAGGAATGTTTCACAGGATATCAATGCTCGTCATGTGAATATCTTGATTGAGAGGGTTTGTCTGACCATTCTTCATGAAGTTTCAGATGCAAATGACAACCTTCCACTCCTTCGCGTTTCCATTAATAATATCCAATGTGTTATACAAGTTTTATATTCTAAGACCAGGCTAATAACAAATTTCAGAACCATGATGGAGAACTATGATTGTTCAAGTAGCACCTG GAGGGAGGTTGTTTCACCTTTTGAGATTTGCATGTTCTGTCGATTCACTACCAACTTAGAGGCTGGAAAGAACAGggttccttttcattttcattgtagCATCCCAAAG ATTGAAGTTTCTCTATGCCAGTTTTCATTGGATGTAATTCTTTTCTTGATCGGAAAGTTGGGTCTGGCTGGTCCTTACATAGTTAGGCATGCAATTGTGTTGGGAAATTGTTGTAAG GTAAAGAACTTTTCAGGAGCAAATCTTCTTTGCCGTGTTGAGAATCACGATACAATAATTGCAACTAAACGATCTGCTTCAGTTGTTCTGAG GCCTGTTTCACCAACAAAGAGGAATCCCGATGGTATACCATCTATATCTCTGCAGCTCCTACTTGGCGAGTTCTTCACATCTCCAGTTCGCATTTCACACTTAAATACTGGCAGATGTGCATGGAAGACGAGGCTAGCATCTCATGGTG CCAACTGCTGTGCAGATTCAAGAACTTTTCCAGGACCTTTTGTTGTAGTAGAGACTGCAAAAAAGTCTGAG GATGGATTCTGTATTGCTGTTTATCCAATGTTGACGATACACAATGGAAGTGGGTTATCTTTGGACTTACGATGCCGCCGACCACAGGAGACTGAAGATGAGTTTGCCACTGTTTTGCTTTGTAATGGGGATTCAATTGATGATTCTGTGGCAGCATTTGAATCATTAAGTATGTCTGGGCTTATGAAGAAGGCCTTAACTTCCCTAAGTTTAG gaAATTTTCTTGTATCTATTAGACCTAAAGCTGATGAGGGCTTTGGAGGATGCAGTAATCTGGTCACTGTAGAGTGGTCAGAAGATCTCAAAGGGGGAAAACCTGTCTGTCTCTCAGGACTATTTGACAAGTTGAGTTACCAGCTGAAGAAGGGATTTGGTGGTAAATCCAAGAAGGCCACCTTCAGTAGCATTAAGTGTCGTGTGCAGTCACAGGAGAATGTTAGTTACATCCATTTTCTTGTCCAAAGCATAGGCAGAGATGTTCCTGTTCTTCGGCCTCCAAAAGTGAGCGGTGGTTCTCATTTGAGCACTTCTCCTATTGCAGTTCAAGAGCAGAAAGAGATATATCTTTTGCCAACGGTTCAGGTTTACAATGTTCTTGAATCAGAAATCCATGTAATGCTATCAGAAAATGTTGAAG ACAATAATAAGTCTTCTTGGCATATTGGCAGACGGGCGACCATTGCATGTGGTTCAAGTGCTTGCTTCTATGTAAATCCTTCCATTATATACTTTACTTTTGCCTTAACTGAACTTGGTTTAAAGTGCAAGCCCATAAACAGCAGTGATATGATAAAAAAGCTGAATAGGAGTATGTCGGAATTTCATTATCTTGATAAGGAATTAGATTTTGGAGGTGGAAGACTTATTgcaaatttaagattttcacGTGGAGATAGAGGTACACTAGAG GTCACCATTTTCACAACATCTATTTTGAGGAATGCCACTGACATTTCATTCTTCTGTTGTGATGCTAATAACAAGTCTATTTCAAG GGAAGTTCCTGAAAGATACTGGTCAACCTGTTCTCCAGAGCTTGGTTTTGTTCTGGATCCTGGCTCTACGGCTTCATGGTTCTTTAg ATCCAATAAGGTTCGACTCTTATGGTTAAAAGATAAAGTTGCTGATGCATTGCTAGACCTGGATGCGTTGTCAGGCTTTACAGAGATAGGTTCTGAACTACTTTCTGAAACTGGAATTAAACATGTAATAAAGTTTGGTATCTCTTTGAAGCCAATTTCGTCTAAAGTTATCGTGCCATCACGATTTGTGCACATAGCACCACGATATGTTGTTTCAAATGAATCAGAAGTGGATATCTATGTGCGACAGTCTTGTGTGCACTCA GATGACCTGGATGGGGTTACGGTAGTCACCAGTCGCCAGAAATCAGCATTGCAAATGCAGATGTcagggaggaaaaggaaaactgacATTATTGATACCATGTTCAGAAGTCACGGCAATAGCAACGATGATTCTATGTACTTCATTCAGTTCTGCTTGAAACAGGATGATTGGAGTTGGTCTGGGCCTGTTTGTGTAACATCACTTGGACATTTCTTCTTGAGGTTTAGAAGAAAACCTACTGTTCTCGGATATGATGAACCAAATTACAGAACTCAAACTGATAATGACTTGGCACGGATTGGGACAGTTgatattgaagaagaagagtctATGCTAGTTATGCACTTCCATCTCCCTTCGAATATAATATTACCCTATCGAATTGAAAATCATTTAAATGACTCTGCTATTATGTATCAACAAAAG GGTATCATGGAACCAGAAACTTTGGCAAGTGGGAGAAAAGTTGGTTATGTTTGGGATGACCTGAGCTTACCACATACACTAATAGTACGAATACATG ATATGAATATTGAGCGTGAAATTAACATAGACAAGCTGTCCAGCTGGAAGCCTTTCTATAAAGTAAGGCAAGCAAACAGTTTTGTGTTATCTTCTCTGTATACTGGTGTTAGAGATACAAAAAGGACAGGGCATGAAGCATCCTCATCAGCAACAGGAATTTTCAGAATTGCATATAAAGTGTTTGCAGATGGTTCACAACGAGTATTAAGAATTGGTGAGCTGGTTGATAATGCCAATGGATCACGTTCATTTCACCAGCATTCAATAATGCAGAAGAATATTGAGTTCAGAGTGTCATTTTTTGGGGTTCGCTTGCTTGAGGATCCAAATCAG gATGTTGGAGAACGTGAGGCATCAGattatttgttatttcttcAGGCAAGGGTGGAAAATGTATGTTTGCGTTCTCTATTTGCAAATCACCAGACTTTCAATGTGATGAGAGTCCAG TCACTAAATGTGGATGAAAAATGGCAAGGAGCACCTTTTGCAGCTTTGCTTCGGAGACATCAGCTAGATAACAATGATGCAACTGATCAGATCCTTAGCATTATTATCATTTCTCGGTCTGGAAATACAAGTGTTACAGAAGTTAAATATTGTTCAATTGTTGTACAG CCtctggatttgaattttgatgaggAAACAGTGATGAAGATTGTGCCGTTCTGGCGCACATCTCTTAGTGATCCAAACAGTACAAGGCAACAGATTTACTTTAAGCACTTTGAAATTCACCCTATTAAG ATTATAGCCAGCTTCCTCCCTGGTAATTTGAATATGAGTTATAGCACCTCACAGGAAGCCTTGTGGTCCTTCCTGCATAACGTCATAAAG GTCCCCACTGTGAAGGCTGCAGTTGTGGAATTGAATGGTGTCCTGCTGACGCATGCTCTGTTGACAACTCGTGAATTGCTTATCAAATGCATGCAGCACTACTCATG GTATGCAATGAGGGCCATCTACATTGCTAAAGGCAGTTCGTTGCTACCACCTTCATTTGCTTCAATCTTTGATGACTCGGCATTTTCATCTCTGGATGTATTTTTTGATCCATCAAGCAGTTTGCACAGTCTGCCTGGACTTACTATAG GTGCGTTAAAGTTTATCCGGAAGTCTATTGATGGTGAAAGTATTTTTGGAACAAAGCGCTATCTTGGAGACTTAGGAAAAACG TTGAGAAGAGCAGGATCAAACATTCTCTTTGCTGCCATAACAGAAATCTCAGATAGTGTTCTCAGGGGAGCAGAGACGAGTGGTTTTAGTGGCATG GTCAAGGGTTTTCACCAAGGTATATTGAACATAGCCATGGAGCCCTCACTTATAGGCAGTGCTTTTATGGAGGGAGGCCCAAGTAGGAGGATTAAGCTGGACCATAGTCCTGGAATCAATGAG GCATATGTCGAAGGTTATCTACAGGCCATGTTAGATGTGCTGTATAAGCTCGAATATCTCAAAGTGAGAGTAATTGATGACGAG GTTCTCTTGAAAAACCTTCCTCCAAATAGTTCACTTATCAGTGACATAGTAGAACATGTAAAGGGCTTCCTCATCAAGGAAGGGCTGTTGAAAGGAGAATCAAATGCATCGTCTTTGTCCACACGCCGCCTCTATGGAGGGCAA GACTGGAAGTTTGGTCCGATGTTACTCACATTATCTGAGCACCTGTTTGTGAGTTTTGCAATTCGCTTTCTTCGAAAGCAGGCGGGCATAGTCATGGAACATGTTAGAAGCATGCgtaaagaaaaaagagcaaaagTTCCTGCCCCCTTGGACGAGGACAAACAAGAAGCTAGCAGGAAACAGGCACTGGGCAAATTTGTTCTGTTGAGCGTTCTTGCATATATAGATGGACGTCTTTGTCGGTGCATACCAAATGCAATTGCCAGACGAATTGTCAGCGGATTTTTGTTGAGTTTCCTTGATGAAAATGACAAGAGATAA